One genomic window of Cannabis sativa cultivar Pink pepper isolate KNU-18-1 chromosome 2, ASM2916894v1, whole genome shotgun sequence includes the following:
- the LOC133033930 gene encoding auxin efflux carrier component 1-like, translated as MITGKDFYLVLSAVVPLYSAMTLAYASVRWWKIFTPEQCAGVNRFVAIIAVPFLTFKLMIHNNPYEMNLKLILADTLQKIVIFVVLVAWKTLSKKGSLEWTITLNSLSTLPNTLVMGVPLLKAMYGDFSASLMVQIVVFQGILWNTLLLVMFEYRAAKILINENFPDTAGSIASFKADADVVSLADTQAEAEIDTSGKIHVKVRRSSSLSTSAAANSTVLSFRKIHGMGSAKSGASNSTNGLSGVEIYSTRSSFDNNQGADFGQEFIKPGSGRSDAIQLHMSVWNSSSAASSYNNRSFSSTDLHRNTFGASLDDITRKGPPSLRAYGSKNNARFSEHEKEEDEEEEEEIKKLEMPPASVVTKLILTMVCRKLVRNPNTYCSVIGLVWSLIAFRAKIEMPIIIEGIITILANTGLGMAMFSLGLFMALQPKIISCGKAMAAISLAVRFLVGPGVMAATSAAIGIRGILLQVSIVQAALPQAIISFVFAKEYNLHAEIMSTSVIVGMVVALPVTIIYYVLLGL; from the exons ATGATCACCGGTAAGGATTTCTATTTAGTATTATCAGCAGTGGTACCCCTTTACTCAGCCATGACATTAGCCTACGCCTCAGTCCGGTGGTGGAAAATCTTCACACCGGAACAGTGCGCCGGCGTAAACCGTTTCGTGGCCATAATCGCCGTACCCTTTCTCACATTCAAGCTAATGATCCACAATAACCCGTACGAAATGAACTTGAAGCTCATCTTAGCTGACACACTCCAAAAGATTGTGATTTTTGTAGTTCTTGTAGCTTGGAAAACGCTTAGTAAAAAAGGGAGCCTTGAGTGGACCATAACACTCAACTCCCTCTCAACTCTGCCCAACACTCTTGTCATGGGAGTCCCTCTTTTGAAAGCAATGTACGGTGATTTTTCAGCTAGTTTAATGGTTCAGATCGTCGTTTTCCAAGGAATTTTATGGAACACTCTGCTTTTGGTTATGTTCGAGTACAGAGCAGCTAAGATTTTAATAAACGAAAATTTTCCAGACACGGCTGGCTCAATTGCTTCTTTCAAAGCCGATGCAGATGTTGTCTCGTTAGCTGATACTCAAGCCGAGGCTGAGATTGACACGAGTGGGAAGATTCATGTGAAGGTGAGAAGATCATCTTCGTTGTCTACTTCTGCTGCTGCTAATTCGACTGTGTTGTCGTTTAGGAAAATTCATGGAATGGGCTCTGCAAAGTCAGGGGCTTCGAATTCGACCAATGGGCTTAGTGGGGTTGAGATTTATTCGACGAGATCTTCTTTTGATAACAATCAAGGTGCAGACTTTGGTCAGGAGTTTATTAAACCGGGAAGTGGTCGAAGTGATGCAATTCAACTCCATATGTCAGTTTGGAACTCGTCCAGTGCAGCTTCGAGTTACAATAATCGATCATTCTCCTCTACTGATCTCCATAGAAACACATTTGGCGCTTCATTGGATGATATCACTAGAAAAGGACCTCCTTCTTTACGTG CTTATGGGTCAAAAAATAATGCTAGATTTAGTGAGcatgaaaaagaagaagacgaagaagaggaagaagaaataaaGAAGCTGGAGATGCCACCTGCAAGTGTGGTAACAAAGCTCATACTTACCATGGTTTGTAGGAAACTTGTAAGGAACCCAAACACCTACTGTAGTGTTATTGGTCTTGTGTGGTCTCTAATAGCATTCAG GGCTAAAATCGAAATGCCAATAATTATTGAAGGAATCATCACCATCTTAGCAAACACAGGTCTGGGAATGGCCATGTTCAGTCTAG GTCTATTCATGGCCTTACAACCAAAGATAATATCTTGTGGAAAAGCTATGGCTGCAATTTCATTGGCTGTGCGGTTTCTGGTTGGGCCAGGAGTGATGGCTGCAACTTCTGCTGCTATTGGCATTAGAGGGATTCTCCTTCAGGTTTCAATTGTTCAG